Genomic window (Mycoplasma sp. NEAQ87857):
TATTAAAGTTTTTATTTACTTAAAACGATATTAACATATAAAAATATTTTTTTATGAAAAAAATATTTTTCCATATATATCCTTTATATATAAGTTTTTGTTTCCATAATTTCGCATATTAAAAGATAGACACTTATATGTCTATCTTTTAATTATGTTAAAATTAAATTTATACCCTCTTGGTTCTAAGAGTTCATCAAAATAAACCTATTCCTAAAAGTAAGAAGACTAAATAAGAAACTATTGATACTGTATTTGATGTTGCTCATTTTACTCCAACTAAGAAAGGAAACTCATAAATTAATATCACACTAATAATTAATAAAGATGAAAAAATATACAATATTTTTTCATAAATTGGTATTTTAACAATTTTGCTTTGTTTTTCTAATATAAATGCTGTAATATATGCTAATAAATATTGGAATAAAAATGAAATTGTACCTAAGTTAATTACTTCTTTAAATAAGCTTATTTGAGGAAAAATGTTAGGTAAAATATTAAATAATACCATTGCAATAATGATTAATGAAGTATTAAATCATATTGCGTTTTTATATTCGTTGTTTTTATTTGTTTTTGCAAGTTGCATTGGTAAATATTTTTCTTCTGCTAAAGCTACAATAATTCTTGAATAAACATTAGCACTAGTTAATGTTGAAGCAATATTATAAGTTAATAAATATGTTCCAAAAATAAAAATACTTGCTGTGCCAAAGACTATACGATAAATACCAATAAAATTATTATTAATTTTAATTAAATCAGTACCTAAAAATAAAACATATCCAATAATATAAAATGTAAAAATTGATAAAAATACAATTATTATCAATTTTTTAATATTATTGGTTTTAACATCTTTAGCGATATTAGGTATTGTTTCAATACCACCAAAAGCAAACATAAAAAATAATATATTACTAAAAATTAAATAAGTATCTATTTTACTATTCTTTGCTTGAGCAAAATTATTTTTAAAACCATTATTTACAATTGTTAAATAAGCTAAAATACCAATTCCCAAAATTAAAATAACTCATTTAACACTTGCTGTAATTAATATTGCTCATCTTGAAAATTTAAATCCATAAGTTGAAAATAAAATCAAAATAATAAAAAATATAACCGAAATTAACCTTACAATTCATAAAGTAGTGCTATTGGATGTAAATACACTAGCAACTCTTTCTAAGAATAATGGTCCTGCAGCAGAAAATAAAGGAACTTGGATTCATTGATTTCATCCTGTAAAAAATGCAAATTTTTTATATCCTGTTTTCTGTGCATAAATAAACGAACCACCATATTCATCTTTGTATTCATTAGATAATCTTGCAAAAACTAACGTAGTTACAAAAGCAATAAATGCACTTGCAAAAATAATTAGTAATCCAAAATAACCTAATTTAACTATGTCTATAATTGTAGCGATAAAACCAAAACCAATAATGTAATTAATTGATAATAAAACAAAGGTTTTATCGTTCATTGTTTTATGCATAAAATTCTCCTAATTGTTGAAAAAAGTGCAAAAAGTCTTTATTTTTAAGTCAAAAATAAACTTTTTGTTTTTTCATATATATTTTACTATCATTTTAAATTTAAGTTAAATAAAAAAATATCAAATTTTAGATTTGATATTTTTTGTATTAATTAAATATAATTAGTATCCACCTTTAGATTCTTTACCTTCAATAATAGCAACTGATCTACTGGTTCCAAATCTTGAAGCTCCAGCATTATACATTGCTATTAAATCATCAAGATTACTAATTCCTCCTGCTGCTTTAATTAACAATTTATCTCCACAAACTTCTTTCATAATTTGAACATCTTCTAAAGTTGCTCCTCTATAGCTAAATCCTGTAGATGTTTTGATGAATTCTGCACCAGATTTCATAACAATTTCTGTTGCTTTTTTAATTTCATCTTTTGTTAATAATGCTGTTTCAATAATAACTTTTAAAACGTGGTTTCCACAAGCTTCTTTAACTTTTTTAATGTCGTTTAAAACATATTCATAATCACCTTGTTTAAAACGACCGATGTTCATTACCATATCAATTTCATCAGCACCATGATCAATAGCTAATTTAGCTTCATGAGCTTTAGATTGAGTAATCATGGCTCCTAAAGGGAAACCTACAACACTTGTAATTCCAACGTTTTGTTTTTTTAATTTATCAGCTACGTATTTTACTCATGAAGAGTTAACACAAACTGTTTTAAAGTCATATTTAATAGCTTCATTGATTAATTTATCAATTTCTTTTGTAGTTCCTTCAGCTTTTAAATATGTATGATCAATCATTTTGTTATATTCCATAATACTCCTATTGTAATTTATCTAAAATTATTTTATTTTCAACTTGTTCTTGATTAATTTTGTATGCATTTGATAATTCTGAAACTAATGCTATATCTATTGGGTTAGATGAATATAAAGTAAATAATACATCTCCAATTTTTACTTCTTCATTAGTTTTTTTGTTTAATGTAATTCCTGCCTCAAAATCAATTGAATCTTCTTTAGTTTTTCTTCCTGCACCAAGTTTCATTGACACTAATCCAAAAGCTAAACTATCAAAAATTTCTAAATATCCATTTTCATTAGTCTTTACTTCTAATTTATATTTGGGATTTCAAAAATCTTTTGATTTTAATTTAGCAACATCTCCACCTTGAATTTCAACAAATTCATAGAATTTAGCTAAAGCTTTTTTATTATCAATTACTTCTTGTACCATTTTTAGACCTTCATTATGATCTTTTGCAATTTTAGCTTGTTCTAAAATAGTTGCACAAGATGAATAAACTAACTCATTAAAGTCTTTTGGACCCTTACCTTCTAGAGTTCATATTGCTTCTAGCACTTCATTTTTATTACCAATTTCTCTACCAATTGGACGATTCATATTAGTAATTTCAGCTCTTACATCAACATTTAATTCTTTACCAATATTAATCATAGTTCTTGCAAGATCTCTTGCTTGAGCTAAATCTTTCATAAATGCACCATTACCACATTTAACATCAAGTAAGATTGCATTTGATCCAGTTGCAAGTTTTTTAGACATAATACTTGAAGCAATTAAAGGAATTGATTCAACTGTTGAAGTAACATCTCTTAATGCATATAATTTTTTATCTGCTGGTACTAATTGAGCACTTTGTCCAATTACTGCGATTTTATGTTTTTTAACTTGTTCTATAAAATCTTGTTCTGATACTTCAACATTAAATCCTGGAATAGATTCTAATTTATCAATAGTTCCACCAGTATGACCTAAACCTCTACCAGACATTTTAGCTACAGGTGCTCCACAAGCTGCAACAATTGGAGCTACTGCTAAAGTAGTTTTATCTCCAATTCCACCAGTTGAATGTTTATCTACTTTAATTCCTGGAATAGCAGATAAATCAATAACATCTCCTGAATGCATCATATATTTAGTCATAGTAGCTATTTCTCTAGGATTCATCCCATTAAACATAACCGCCATTAAAAATGCACTCATTTGATAATCAGGAGTTTGATTAGTAACATATGATTCAACTAAGAACTTAATTTCTTCATTGGTTAATTCTTTATTTAAACGTTTTTTTTCAATAATATCAACTACACGCATATTATTTTGCTAAGTTTAAAGCAATCTCCATCATACGTTTAAATGCAAATTGACGTTCTTCAGCTGAAGTTTCTTTTTGAGTAATAATGTTATCACTAATTGTTAATAAGCAAGCTGCTTCTTTGTTTAAAACTTCAGCATTGGTAAATAATGCATATGATTCCATTTCAACACATAATGATTCTGTTGTAGCAATTCTTTCTTCAACAGGTACTACTGAATAAAATACATCAGATGAATGAACTCTACCTTTGTGTAATGGAATGTTTAAATCATTAGCAATTTCTTCGATTTCTTTATTTAATTCTTTACTTGGAAAAGCTAAATTACCACTTTTTCCTAAAGCTAATTTTCTATAAGAATCTCCATCAGCATATGCTTCAGTTGCTAAAACAACTTCATATAAATCTAAATCTGCTTTATATGATCCTGCTGAACCTATTCTAATAATTCTATCTACATCATAGAATTTATATAACTCGTATGAATAGATTCCAATTGAAGGACAACCCATTCCACTACCTGCAACAGTAATAGGTTTTCCTTTGTATGTCCCTGTATACATGAACATATTTCTAACTGAGTTAACTTGTTTAAACCCTGGATCTAAGAAGGTTTCTGCTATAAATTTAGCTCTTAATGGATCTCCTGGCATAATAACTGTTTTTGCTATTTCACCTTTTTTAGCTTGAATGTGTGGTGTCATAAAAATTTCCTCCTAAATTAAAATTAATTACTTATATATTCTTTGTTATTTATAACAAAGTTCAATCATTATAATTTTACCACTTAGTAGATTAAGTGATATACCTGAATCAAATACTATGACCAGTATTCTTTTTAAGAAATTTATTAATTTTATTTTGTTTTTGTTTCGTACATACTCTCAATAAAGTGTAGTGTCTGATAATTTGATATTTCTTGTTCTTCGTTGAGTCTATTTTTCTTTAAGAAAGAATCACTGATTATTAATCTACCTGATTCTTTCTTAAAACCTTTATTTGATCAATTTCTACTATCTTGATTATGTCCATTGATAAAAGAAACTTCTTCAAGTGCATAGCAAGTAAATCTTTGAATTTGCATTTTTTTGTAATATTCTATAGTTTCAGTTTTCATTGCAGTTTGTTTATTATCAATTGAATAAATTACTTTTAGTAATATGTAATAAAAATCCTTACCACTATTGTATTTCTTTTCATAATCAAAATGCAACTTATTTATAGCAGCTACAGCATTATTTTGACTATTTATATTCTCTGTTTTAATATTTATTAAAGCATCAAATTTATTGCAAGATAGCACAAAGTCATAACTACTATTTTGCGTTGATTCACCTTCTCTTCAAATAACTCAATCTTTATTATTCTTAAATACATTTTTAAATTTTTGATATACAAATTCTTCTAAAATGTACCCTAAAGCTGTAGATGTTCTTAAGCAACTATATTTAGATTTCAACAAATTTAAATCTTCTGCTTTTATTTCTATTTCATAACCATAAACTTTAAAAATATTATCTATTTCTTTCAACAAAACTTCTTTAAGGCTGTTTAATTCTGTTCAATTAATCATATTTAAAAACTTCTTTTATTATTTTAACTATTTCTACTGATAGCTTTGCTGG
Coding sequences:
- a CDS encoding APC family permease; this translates as MHKTMNDKTFVLLSINYIIGFGFIATIIDIVKLGYFGLLIIFASAFIAFVTTLVFARLSNEYKDEYGGSFIYAQKTGYKKFAFFTGWNQWIQVPLFSAAGPLFLERVASVFTSNSTTLWIVRLISVIFFIILILFSTYGFKFSRWAILITASVKWVILILGIGILAYLTIVNNGFKNNFAQAKNSKIDTYLIFSNILFFMFAFGGIETIPNIAKDVKTNNIKKLIIIVFLSIFTFYIIGYVLFLGTDLIKINNNFIGIYRIVFGTASIFIFGTYLLTYNIASTLTSANVYSRIIVALAEEKYLPMQLAKTNKNNEYKNAIWFNTSLIIIAMVLFNILPNIFPQISLFKEVINLGTISFLFQYLLAYITAFILEKQSKIVKIPIYEKILYIFSSLLIISVILIYEFPFLVGVKWATSNTVSIVSYLVFLLLGIGLFWWTLRTKRV
- the deoC gene encoding deoxyribose-phosphate aldolase → MEYNKMIDHTYLKAEGTTKEIDKLINEAIKYDFKTVCVNSSWVKYVADKLKKQNVGITSVVGFPLGAMITQSKAHEAKLAIDHGADEIDMVMNIGRFKQGDYEYVLNDIKKVKEACGNHVLKVIIETALLTKDEIKKATEIVMKSGAEFIKTSTGFSYRGATLEDVQIMKEVCGDKLLIKAAGGISNLDDLIAMYNAGASRFGTSRSVAIIEGKESKGGY
- a CDS encoding pyrimidine-nucleoside phosphorylase is translated as MRVVDIIEKKRLNKELTNEEIKFLVESYVTNQTPDYQMSAFLMAVMFNGMNPREIATMTKYMMHSGDVIDLSAIPGIKVDKHSTGGIGDKTTLAVAPIVAACGAPVAKMSGRGLGHTGGTIDKLESIPGFNVEVSEQDFIEQVKKHKIAVIGQSAQLVPADKKLYALRDVTSTVESIPLIASSIMSKKLATGSNAILLDVKCGNGAFMKDLAQARDLARTMINIGKELNVDVRAEITNMNRPIGREIGNKNEVLEAIWTLEGKGPKDFNELVYSSCATILEQAKIAKDHNEGLKMVQEVIDNKKALAKFYEFVEIQGGDVAKLKSKDFWNPKYKLEVKTNENGYLEIFDSLAFGLVSMKLGAGRKTKEDSIDFEAGITLNKKTNEEVKIGDVLFTLYSSNPIDIALVSELSNAYKINQEQVENKIILDKLQ
- the deoD gene encoding purine-nucleoside phosphorylase, with the protein product MTPHIQAKKGEIAKTVIMPGDPLRAKFIAETFLDPGFKQVNSVRNMFMYTGTYKGKPITVAGSGMGCPSIGIYSYELYKFYDVDRIIRIGSAGSYKADLDLYEVVLATEAYADGDSYRKLALGKSGNLAFPSKELNKEIEEIANDLNIPLHKGRVHSSDVFYSVVPVEERIATTESLCVEMESYALFTNAEVLNKEAACLLTISDNIITQKETSAEERQFAFKRMMEIALNLAK
- a CDS encoding UpaP162 family type II restriction enzyme, with product MINWTELNSLKEVLLKEIDNIFKVYGYEIEIKAEDLNLLKSKYSCLRTSTALGYILEEFVYQKFKNVFKNNKDWVIWREGESTQNSSYDFVLSCNKFDALINIKTENINSQNNAVAAINKLHFDYEKKYNSGKDFYYILLKVIYSIDNKQTAMKTETIEYYKKMQIQRFTCYALEEVSFINGHNQDSRNWSNKGFKKESGRLIISDSFLKKNRLNEEQEISNYQTLHFIESMYETKTK